The following proteins are co-located in the Zonotrichia albicollis isolate bZonAlb1 chromosome 1, bZonAlb1.hap1, whole genome shotgun sequence genome:
- the BHLHE22 gene encoding class E basic helix-loop-helix protein 22, with protein MERALGLPAEEDLFHKSLAASAKRMESAFRSPPGLDLSHPRDRQPSPLACYEASEPEALLQPGVGGDPLALPPGSVCVKYGESASRSSVAESSGGEQSPDDDSDGRCELVLRGAGGDPRVASPAAGGGGGGGGGLKAAEGSCSNSHGHGGSKKSKEQKALRLNINARERRRMHDLNDALDELRAVIPYAHSPSVRKLSKIATLLLAKNYILMQAQALEEMRRLVAYLNQGQAISAASLPSSAAAAAAAAAALHPALGAYEQAAGYPFSAGLPPATSCPEKCAIFNSVSSSLCKQCTEKP; from the coding sequence ATGGAGCGGGCGCTGGGGCTGCCCGCAGAAGAGGACCTCTTCCACAAGAGCCTCGCCGCCTCGGCCAAGCGCATGGAGTCTGCCTTCCGCTCGCCCCCGGGGCTCGACCTTTCCCACCCCCGCGACCGCCAGCCCTCGCCGCTCGCCTGCTACGAGGCGTCGGAGCCCGAGGCGCTTCTGCAGCCCGGAGTCGGCGGCGACCCGCTGGCGCTGCCGCCGGGCTCCGTCTGCGTCAAGTACGGCGAGAGCGCCAGCCGCAGCTCGGTGGCCGAGAGCAGCGGCGGCGAGCAGAGCCCCGACGACGACAGCGACGGCCGCTGCGAGCTGGTGCTGCGCGGCGCCGGGGGGGACCCGCGCGTGGCCTcgccggcggcgggcggcggcggcggggggggcggggggctGAAGGCGGCCGAGGGCAGCTGCTCCAACAGCCACGGGCACGGCGGCAGCAAGAAGTCCAAGGAGCAGAAGGCGCTGCGGCTCAACATCAACgcgcgggagcggcggcggatGCACGACCTGAACGACGCGCTGGACGAGCTGCGGGCGGTGATCCCCTACGCGCACAGCCCCTCGGTGCGGAAGCTCTCCAAGATCGCCACGCTCCTCCTGGCCAAGAACTACATCCTGATGCAGGCGCAGGCCCTGGAGGAGATGCGGCGCTTGGTGGCTTATCTCAACCAGGGCCAGGCCATCTCGGCcgcctccctgcccagctccgccgcggcggcggcggcggcggcggcggcgctgcaCCCCGCCCTCGGCGCCTACGAGCAGGCGGCCGGCTACCCCTTCAGCGCCGGGCTGCCCCCCGCCACCTCCTGCCCGGAGAAATGTGCCATCTTCAACAGCGtctcctccagcctctgcaaACAGTGCACGGAGAAGCCTTAA